A section of the Hemitrygon akajei chromosome 8, sHemAka1.3, whole genome shotgun sequence genome encodes:
- the ncstn gene encoding nicastrin isoform X4 has translation MGIEVAVGSIWAALLVGLCCANSVERKIYINLNATAPCVRLMNATHQIGCQWVYSKDYGPEYAHCNGMAWNPDGSGLSYEDFPFPVFMLKDENETQVIRECYEEHNRPQDGAAPQFPLCAMQLSAHMHGVRDTVTCMRRSAQPLSATFGNEGVCDPLEDYNIWMTIRPINRSGSASPEDRFVVAAARLDSRSFFWEVAPGSDSAISGFIVLLAAAEALARIPDVKSLTKNIMLLFFQGETFDYIGSSRMVYDMIKGKFPIRLENIDSFLELNQVGIGTASEIWAHTDPVSLRNTTVHRQVQELLRSLSGSKMGLNISIQQPNQSQPLPPSSFQRFLRARSIPGAVLTDHQGSFTNRYYQSVYDLAENIGLHYPDGLTPEEALNHITDTAKSLADVATLVVRTLYLQAGGNGSLENITANPQTVTRMLYGFIINWNNSWFQSIVSQDKKDVFKKQDHISYYVSVNEPTFSTGLVQIVLTNLTGYLTNLTEEQCRHADKRTDPSTEFFNYVWVQGWRAENASEPTPRCVRNHVWLAQARSPAFELRDWASTEYSTWTESRWQKIGARIFLVASRELEIITLVTGIAVLLVSMVLIYFLNAKSNVLFSGPREQSSVTY, from the exons GGGTGTATTCCAAGGACTATGGGCCTGAATATGCCCATTGTAACGGGATGGCGTGGAACCCCGATGGCAGTGGGCTCTCGTACGAGGACTTCCCCTTCCCAGTCTTCATGCTAAAGGACGAGAATGAGACACAGGTCATCCGGGAG TGTTACGAGGAGCACAATCGGCCGCAGGACGGCGCCGCACCACAGTTCCCGCTCTGCGCCATGCAGCTGTCAGCGCACATGCACGGGGTGAGGGACACGGTGACGTGCATGCGGCGCAGTGCCCAGCCCCTCTCCGCCACCTTCGGCAACG AGGGGGTCTGTGACCCGCTGGAGGACTACAACATCTGGATGACAATTCGGCCCATCAACAGATCCGGCTCTGCTTCTCCAGAGGATCGCTTTGTTGTCGCTGCGGCAAGG TTGGACAGTCGCTCCTTCTTCTGGGAAGTTGCCCCGGGCAGTGACAGCGCCATCTCTGGATTCATCGTGCTGTTGGCAGCCGCCGAAGCCCTTGCACGCATCCCCGACGTCAAGTCCCTAACAAAGAACATCATGCTGCTCTTCTTCCAAGGG GAGACATTTGACTATATCGGCAGCTCTCGGATGGTGTATGATATGATTAAGGGTAAATTCCCTATTCGGTTGGAGAATATCGACTCCTTCCTAGAATTAAATCAG GTTGGCATCGGAACAGCATCAGAGATCTGGGCACAcaccgatccggtgtcactgCGCAATACCACAGTGCACAGACAG GTTCAGGAGCTGCTGAGATCCCTCTCGGGAAGCAAGATGGGACTGAACATCAGCATCCAGCAGCCAAACCAGAGCCAGCCGCTACCTCCGTCATCCTTCCAGAGGTTTCTGCGCGCCAGGAGCATCCCTGGGGCCGTGCTCACTGACCACCAGGGCAGCTTCACCAACAG GTACTACCAGAGTGTTTATGACTTGGCCGAAAACATTGGATTGCATTACCCAGATGGTCTCACTCCTGAGGAAGCACTGAACCACATCACAGACACGGCAAAG TCCCTGGCCGACGTGGCGACCCTGGTGGTGAGAACATTGTATCTACAGGCGGGAGGCAATGGCAGCCTGGAGAACATCACAGCCAACCCACAAACA GTGACCCGGATGTTATATGGATTTATAATCAATTGGAATAATTCCTGGTTCCAATCGATCGTCAGCCAGGACAAGAAAGACGTTTTTAAAA AGCAGGACCACATCTCCTACTACGTCTCGGTGAATGAGCCCACTTTCTCGACGGGACTGGTGCAAATCGTTCTCACCAACCTGACTGGATACCTCACCAATCTCACCGAGGAGCAGTGCCGGCACGCCGACAAGAGGACTGATCCCAGCACCGAA TTCTTCAATTACGTCTGGGTGCAGGGTTGGCGAGCTGAGAACGCGAGTGAGCCCACCCCGCGCTGTGTGCGCAACCACGTCTGGCTGGCACAAGCCCGCTCGCCGGCCTTTGAGCTGCGTGACTGGGCTTCCACTGAGTACTCCACCTGGACAGAGAGCCGCTGGCAGAAGATTGGTGCCCGCAtcttcctggtggccagccgggAGCTGGAG ATCATCACGCTGGTGACCGGCATTGCTGTGCTCCTCGTCTCAATGGTGCTCATCTACTTCCTCAATGCCAAGTCCAATGTGCTCTTCTCTGGACCCCGGGAGCAGAGCTCGGTCACCTACTGA